Proteins encoded in a region of the uncultured Paludibaculum sp. genome:
- a CDS encoding 3-hydroxyacyl-CoA dehydrogenase/enoyl-CoA hydratase family protein translates to MKPIRQVAVLGAGTMGARIAAHCANAGIPALLFDLTTALAAKGLETARKQSPAGFYTEQGVALVTPGSFDEHLCRLSGADWVIEAVTENLEVKRTLWSRALQHAPLEAVLSTNTSGIPLRSICEGWPEQRARRFLGTHFFNPPRYLHLLELIPAPHTDASLLRDVAAFADRTLGKGVVVCKDTPNFIANRIGSFYGATIYQLMQRLNLSIEEVDALTGPIIGLPKSASFRLLDIVGLDVWNLVSKNLYDLVPDDPWRERFLPPPFLTEMLSRGWLGDKTGQGFYQRRGPKKEIWAIDWKTFEYHPAAKPKLPALENAKLIEDLPSRLRALFDDKSKAGEFYRGLFGDVYSYASAMLPEIAHSADDIDHAMQWGYAHTVGPFGVARILNLQPPPPAEVESSRSGVVILRRQPVVQSNPGASLRDLGDGCLCLEFHSKMNSLGDDGISMIHSGLKKLESDFDAMVIANQGENFSVGANLMLVLLAAQEQEWDDLNAAIHRFQQASMAIKYAAKPVVVAPHQRALGGGCELVLHAPRVQSAAELYMGLVEVGVGVIPGAGGCKELIARLKDPRKVFELIGMAKVSTSAENAKELGLLDKSAAITMNPERLIGDAKQTALSMASAYRPGAPRNDIKVGGDPAFAALRIGAWQMRQAEYISDHDMLIAEKLARVLTGGVHPGDRLVSEQFLLDLEREAFLSLCGTVKTQERIAYMLKNGKPLRN, encoded by the coding sequence ATGAAGCCAATCCGCCAGGTCGCGGTGCTCGGCGCCGGAACAATGGGTGCGCGCATTGCCGCGCATTGCGCCAATGCGGGGATACCGGCCCTGCTGTTCGACCTGACGACGGCCCTGGCGGCCAAGGGACTGGAGACGGCACGGAAGCAGTCGCCCGCCGGCTTCTACACCGAACAAGGGGTGGCCCTGGTAACGCCAGGCAGCTTCGATGAGCACCTGTGCCGGCTTAGCGGCGCGGACTGGGTGATTGAGGCGGTGACCGAGAATCTCGAGGTGAAACGCACGCTGTGGTCGCGAGCTCTGCAGCACGCACCATTGGAAGCGGTGCTTTCCACGAACACCTCAGGTATCCCGTTGCGATCCATCTGTGAAGGCTGGCCGGAACAGCGCGCGCGACGCTTTCTCGGAACCCACTTTTTCAATCCGCCGCGCTACCTCCATCTGCTGGAGTTGATCCCGGCGCCGCACACTGACGCATCGCTTCTGCGCGATGTGGCCGCGTTCGCTGATCGCACACTTGGCAAGGGTGTCGTGGTGTGCAAAGACACTCCGAACTTCATCGCGAATCGCATCGGCTCGTTCTATGGCGCCACCATCTACCAGTTGATGCAGCGGCTGAATCTCTCGATTGAGGAAGTGGATGCGCTCACGGGACCCATCATCGGCCTACCCAAATCCGCATCGTTCCGTCTCTTGGATATCGTCGGTTTGGATGTGTGGAATCTGGTGTCGAAGAACCTCTACGACCTGGTGCCGGACGATCCGTGGCGCGAACGTTTCCTGCCGCCGCCCTTTCTCACCGAGATGCTGAGCCGCGGCTGGCTGGGCGACAAGACGGGGCAGGGCTTCTATCAGCGCCGTGGTCCAAAGAAGGAGATCTGGGCGATCGACTGGAAGACCTTCGAGTATCATCCCGCCGCGAAGCCGAAGCTGCCAGCGCTCGAGAACGCGAAACTGATTGAGGATCTACCCTCCAGGCTCCGCGCTCTGTTCGACGACAAGTCCAAGGCCGGCGAGTTCTATCGCGGTCTCTTCGGAGACGTGTATTCGTACGCCTCGGCGATGCTGCCGGAGATCGCGCACTCGGCTGACGACATCGACCACGCAATGCAGTGGGGCTATGCCCACACCGTCGGCCCGTTCGGCGTGGCGCGTATCTTGAATCTGCAGCCTCCGCCGCCCGCGGAGGTGGAATCATCGCGGTCTGGCGTCGTCATCCTCCGGCGGCAACCGGTTGTGCAGTCGAACCCCGGCGCATCGCTCCGCGACCTCGGTGACGGCTGTCTGTGCCTGGAGTTCCACTCCAAAATGAACTCGTTGGGCGATGACGGCATCTCGATGATCCACTCCGGCTTGAAGAAGCTGGAGAGCGATTTCGACGCCATGGTGATCGCCAATCAGGGTGAGAACTTCAGTGTCGGCGCGAATCTCATGCTGGTCCTACTGGCCGCGCAGGAGCAGGAGTGGGACGACCTCAACGCCGCCATCCATCGCTTCCAGCAGGCGAGCATGGCCATCAAGTACGCGGCGAAGCCCGTTGTGGTGGCGCCGCATCAGCGCGCCCTGGGCGGTGGTTGCGAGCTGGTGCTGCATGCGCCGCGTGTCCAGAGTGCCGCCGAACTATACATGGGGCTGGTGGAGGTCGGTGTCGGCGTCATTCCTGGCGCGGGCGGCTGTAAGGAACTCATCGCCCGGCTGAAGGATCCACGCAAGGTCTTCGAGTTGATTGGGATGGCCAAAGTGTCCACCTCCGCTGAGAACGCCAAGGAGTTGGGCCTGCTGGACAAGTCGGCCGCAATCACTATGAATCCGGAGCGGCTCATCGGCGACGCGAAACAGACGGCGCTTTCCATGGCCAGCGCATACAGGCCGGGTGCGCCCCGGAACGATATCAAAGTGGGCGGCGATCCGGCCTTTGCCGCGCTCCGCATCGGCGCCTGGCAGATGCGGCAGGCGGAGTACATTAGCGACCACGACATGCTCATCGCCGAGAAACTGGCTCGCGTCTTGACGGGCGGCGTCCATCCCGGCGACCGCCTTGTTTCCGAGCAGTTCCTTCTCGATCTCGAGCGCGAGGCGTTCCTCAGCCTCTGCGGGACGGTCAAAACACAGGAACGCATTGCCTACATGTTGAAGAACGGAAAGCCGCTGCGGAACTAG
- a CDS encoding acetyl-CoA C-acyltransferase, whose product MTTPVIIDCLRTPAGKAPKGSLRQMRPDDMAAAVFRALFAKYPQVTPESVDDVILGCAMPEGEQGMNMARIAALAAGLPVTVPAVTINRFCSSGLQAIAMAAERIASGNAEILLAGGAESMSMVPMGGYKFAPNPRLAVEWPEVYISMGLTAENLQRQYGISREQQDAFAYRSHQNALHAQQAGHFDEELVAINGLDKDEGPRADTSLEALAKLKPVFHARGSVTAGNASQTSDGAAAALVMSEGKARELGLMPMARFVSFAVAGCAPEVMGIGPVFAIPKALKRAGLRLDEVGVIELNEAFAVQALAVMREAGLNPDLVNINGGAVALGHPLGCTGAKLTATILRSMKRRGARYGMVTMCIGGGQGAAGILENMQ is encoded by the coding sequence ATGACCACGCCCGTCATCATCGACTGTCTCAGAACACCGGCGGGGAAGGCGCCCAAGGGCTCGCTGCGCCAGATGCGGCCCGACGATATGGCCGCGGCTGTGTTCCGGGCACTGTTTGCCAAGTATCCGCAAGTGACACCGGAAAGTGTCGACGATGTGATTCTGGGCTGTGCCATGCCCGAAGGCGAGCAGGGCATGAACATGGCTCGCATCGCCGCGCTAGCCGCCGGATTGCCGGTGACCGTCCCGGCCGTCACCATCAATCGATTCTGTTCCTCTGGCCTGCAGGCGATTGCCATGGCGGCCGAGCGCATCGCGTCCGGCAACGCGGAGATTCTCCTTGCGGGCGGGGCCGAGTCGATGAGCATGGTGCCGATGGGCGGCTACAAGTTTGCGCCCAATCCACGGCTGGCCGTCGAATGGCCCGAGGTTTACATCTCCATGGGGCTGACCGCGGAGAACCTCCAGCGCCAGTACGGCATCAGCCGTGAGCAGCAGGACGCGTTCGCTTACCGTTCGCATCAGAACGCGCTGCACGCCCAGCAGGCTGGGCACTTCGACGAGGAACTCGTCGCCATCAACGGCCTGGACAAGGATGAAGGGCCGCGCGCCGACACCTCGCTCGAGGCTCTCGCCAAGCTGAAGCCGGTGTTTCACGCGCGCGGCTCGGTCACCGCCGGGAATGCCTCGCAGACCTCCGATGGAGCGGCCGCGGCTCTGGTCATGTCCGAAGGCAAGGCGCGGGAGCTTGGGTTGATGCCCATGGCTCGCTTTGTCTCATTCGCCGTGGCAGGTTGCGCGCCCGAGGTAATGGGGATCGGTCCGGTTTTTGCCATCCCCAAAGCGTTGAAACGGGCCGGACTGCGGCTCGACGAAGTTGGTGTGATTGAATTGAACGAGGCGTTCGCGGTACAAGCCCTGGCGGTGATGCGGGAGGCGGGCTTGAATCCGGATCTGGTGAACATAAACGGTGGCGCGGTAGCACTGGGGCATCCGCTGGGCTGCACTGGCGCTAAGCTGACAGCCACCATCCTAAGGTCAATGAAACGCCGTGGCGCTCGCTACGGCATGGTGACAATGTGTATCGGGGGCGGCCAAGGGGCCGCGGGCATTCTGGAGAACATGCAATGA
- a CDS encoding acyl-CoA dehydrogenase family protein → MSTIAPSSPTLRGGEFLIRAVDSREIFTPEDFTEEHRAIARTTDEFWNKEVVPNLEAIQHQDHEAAARVLKKSAELGLTAVVVPESYGGMEMDLISAMIVAEGLARDGSYAGWHGAHAGIGTLPLLLFGTDEQKQKYLPKLTSGEWIGAYALTEPQAGSDALAAKTRADLTPDGTHYVLNGSKMWITNAGKADLFTVFAKVNGEQFTAFLVERTAPGLTVGQEEKKMGIKGSSTCAVYFDNVPVSSSNVLGEIGRGHIIAFNILNLGRLKLGPFAVGGSKNVIQSCIKYAKERNAFGGPIARFGVIQYKLAEMMIRTFAAETMSYRVAGEVERHGDVLKGAEEFAIECSYVKVFASEVLDHVVDEGVQIHGGYGYHQDYMVERAYRDSRINRIFEGTNEINRLLSTGMLLKRAMRGQLPLVAAVKQVQDELLSPSLASSTPDLVANARKITLIALGVAFQRFRDKLDEQQEVLAALADCAMNTYAMEGVALRCERLQGTSKAALAEDVRDVFLRDALNTIEDSARMVLSASSDGDSLRTNMAVLRRFAKYEPVDSVTARRRLAAKMLETGRYLF, encoded by the coding sequence ATGAGCACCATCGCACCATCCTCGCCCACACTGCGGGGCGGCGAGTTTCTCATCCGTGCGGTGGACTCCCGGGAGATTTTCACGCCCGAGGACTTCACCGAAGAGCATCGTGCTATCGCCAGGACTACCGACGAATTCTGGAACAAGGAAGTTGTCCCGAATCTGGAGGCGATTCAGCATCAGGATCATGAAGCAGCCGCGCGGGTCCTGAAAAAATCCGCTGAACTCGGCCTGACCGCGGTCGTCGTGCCCGAGTCCTATGGCGGAATGGAGATGGATCTCATCTCCGCCATGATCGTGGCCGAAGGGTTGGCCAGGGACGGCTCCTATGCCGGTTGGCATGGCGCGCACGCCGGCATTGGCACGCTGCCGCTGCTGCTGTTCGGCACCGACGAGCAGAAGCAGAAGTACCTGCCTAAGCTGACTTCCGGAGAATGGATCGGGGCCTACGCGCTCACCGAGCCGCAAGCGGGGTCTGACGCTCTGGCCGCCAAGACCCGGGCTGACCTTACGCCCGACGGCACTCACTACGTGCTCAACGGCTCGAAGATGTGGATCACGAACGCGGGCAAGGCCGACCTGTTCACGGTCTTTGCCAAGGTGAACGGTGAGCAGTTCACTGCCTTCCTTGTCGAGCGCACAGCGCCCGGCCTCACCGTCGGACAGGAAGAGAAGAAGATGGGCATTAAGGGGTCTTCCACCTGTGCCGTCTACTTCGACAATGTCCCCGTCTCGTCCTCCAATGTGCTGGGCGAGATCGGCCGCGGCCATATCATCGCCTTCAACATCCTCAACCTGGGACGCCTGAAGCTGGGCCCGTTTGCTGTTGGGGGTTCGAAGAACGTCATCCAGTCGTGCATCAAGTACGCGAAGGAGCGCAACGCCTTTGGAGGTCCCATCGCGCGCTTTGGTGTCATCCAGTACAAACTGGCCGAGATGATGATCCGCACGTTTGCGGCGGAGACCATGAGCTATCGTGTTGCCGGTGAAGTGGAGCGGCATGGCGATGTGCTCAAGGGCGCGGAAGAGTTCGCCATCGAGTGCAGCTATGTGAAGGTGTTCGCCTCGGAAGTACTCGATCACGTTGTCGATGAGGGCGTCCAGATTCACGGCGGCTACGGTTACCATCAGGACTACATGGTGGAACGCGCGTATCGCGACTCGCGCATCAACCGCATCTTTGAAGGCACCAACGAGATCAATCGTCTGCTTTCCACCGGGATGCTGCTCAAGCGGGCGATGCGCGGACAGTTACCATTGGTGGCGGCCGTCAAACAGGTGCAGGACGAGCTTCTGTCGCCGTCTCTCGCATCCAGCACACCGGATCTGGTGGCCAACGCCCGAAAGATCACGCTCATCGCATTAGGGGTCGCCTTCCAGCGGTTCCGCGACAAACTCGACGAGCAGCAGGAGGTGCTGGCCGCATTGGCCGATTGCGCCATGAATACCTACGCAATGGAAGGTGTCGCTCTCCGTTGCGAACGGCTGCAGGGCACGTCCAAGGCGGCGTTGGCCGAAGACGTTCGGGATGTCTTTCTACGCGACGCGCTCAACACGATCGAAGACAGTGCCCGCATGGTGTTGTCCGCCTCGTCCGATGGCGACTCGCTTCGGACCAATATGGCCGTCTTGCGCCGTTTCGCGAAGTACGAGCCGGTGGACTCCGTCACGGCTCGCCGCCGCCTCGCTGCCAAGATGCTGGAAACGGGCCGATACTTGTTCTGA
- a CDS encoding AAA family ATPase, with product MRLLILVGLPASGKSTWAQQNGLPTLSSDEVRALVTGDVTQQGQNRLVFRTLRSLAAARVEAGVPLTCIDATALTVWERRCWVRFAQLQNCGVEAVYFDIPLDECKRRNAARDRVVPDHVMDLMAARLQPPDPREGFDRITVVRLEPLPSSSSA from the coding sequence ATGCGGTTATTGATCCTGGTGGGCTTGCCCGCTTCCGGTAAGTCCACCTGGGCCCAACAGAACGGATTGCCTACGCTCTCGTCGGACGAAGTGCGGGCATTGGTCACCGGTGACGTCACGCAGCAGGGACAGAACCGATTGGTCTTCCGGACGCTACGCAGCCTGGCCGCCGCGCGGGTGGAGGCGGGCGTGCCGTTAACCTGCATCGATGCCACCGCTCTCACCGTCTGGGAGCGGCGTTGTTGGGTTCGATTCGCGCAGCTTCAGAACTGCGGGGTCGAGGCGGTCTACTTCGATATCCCCCTGGATGAATGCAAGCGGCGTAACGCCGCTCGCGACCGCGTTGTGCCGGATCACGTAATGGACCTGATGGCCGCGCGCCTGCAACCGCCCGATCCGCGCGAAGGCTTCGATCGGATTACGGTTGTCCGCCTGGAGCCGCTTCCTTCCAGTTCTTCTGCATGA
- a CDS encoding MFS transporter, producing MSAAGARSYSLAAYGRILRENRNFRLLWLAQVVSEMGDWLYAVAIYSLLLELTGEAKSVGFAVVLQLLPQVLMAPTAGMLNDRLNRRTLMIVADCCRFFIVLAMVFVKSVTMVWLVWILLFLETIMWALFEPGRSAIVPNIARDEGEVMVANALSSTTWAINFAIGSGLGGLIAYKFGRDVLFVVNALSFVVSALLLAAMKLKETHAAHLPRFCLKDMVDFSPVLEGIRYIKRDRRLTATLMVKAGMGLLGAHWVILPIYGERVFPIAGRGADMVLGGTLSMSLLLGARGVGSLIGSFSSGYWARNNERRMRAGILFAFLIAAASYCLLSAAPTLALACAAVALGHAGTSIAWVFSTTMLQGMTEDRYRGRVFSADFSGLFLVMSCMSFLASQAVDLGLSVRTVAFISGCLGLVPAAIWLVMQKNWKEAAPGGQP from the coding sequence ATGAGCGCGGCCGGAGCCAGATCGTACTCGCTCGCGGCCTATGGCCGGATCCTGCGGGAGAATCGCAACTTCCGCCTGCTCTGGCTGGCCCAAGTGGTCAGCGAGATGGGCGACTGGCTCTATGCGGTCGCCATCTACAGCCTGCTGCTGGAACTCACCGGTGAGGCCAAATCCGTGGGCTTCGCGGTGGTGCTCCAACTGCTGCCCCAGGTGCTGATGGCGCCCACGGCCGGCATGCTGAACGACCGGCTGAACCGCCGCACGCTCATGATCGTCGCCGATTGCTGCCGTTTCTTCATCGTGCTGGCGATGGTGTTCGTGAAGTCGGTGACCATGGTCTGGCTGGTGTGGATCCTGTTGTTCCTGGAAACCATCATGTGGGCCCTGTTCGAGCCCGGCCGCAGCGCCATCGTGCCGAACATCGCGCGGGACGAGGGTGAGGTGATGGTGGCCAATGCCCTGTCCTCGACAACCTGGGCCATCAATTTCGCCATCGGCAGCGGATTGGGCGGGCTGATCGCCTACAAGTTCGGGCGGGACGTGCTGTTCGTTGTCAATGCCCTGTCGTTTGTCGTGTCGGCCCTACTGCTGGCGGCCATGAAGTTGAAGGAGACGCACGCCGCCCACCTGCCGCGCTTCTGCCTGAAGGACATGGTCGACTTCAGCCCCGTGCTGGAGGGCATCCGCTATATCAAGCGAGACCGGCGTCTGACAGCCACCCTGATGGTGAAGGCGGGCATGGGCCTGCTGGGCGCCCACTGGGTGATTCTGCCTATTTATGGCGAGCGCGTGTTTCCGATCGCTGGACGAGGGGCGGACATGGTACTGGGCGGCACGCTGAGCATGAGCCTGCTGCTGGGTGCAAGAGGAGTCGGCTCGCTGATCGGTTCGTTTTCGTCGGGCTACTGGGCACGGAACAATGAGCGCCGGATGCGCGCGGGCATCCTCTTCGCCTTCCTGATCGCGGCAGCCTCGTATTGCCTGCTGAGCGCCGCGCCGACCCTCGCCCTGGCCTGTGCGGCCGTGGCCCTGGGCCACGCGGGCACTTCCATCGCCTGGGTCTTCTCCACAACGATGCTGCAAGGGATGACGGAAGACCGCTACCGGGGCCGCGTGTTCTCGGCGGACTTCAGCGGGCTGTTCCTGGTAATGAGCTGCATGAGCTTTCTGGCCTCGCAGGCCGTCGACCTGGGCCTCTCGGTGCGAACCGTCGCCTTCATCAGCGGGTGCCTGGGCCTGGTTCCGGCCGCCATTTGGCTGGTCATGCAGAAGAACTGGAAGGAAGCGGCTCCAGGCGGACAACCGTAA
- the trpS gene encoding tryptophan--tRNA ligase, whose product MKPRVLSGIQPTGSLHIGNYLGALKNWVRMQHDYECVFCIVDLHAITLYQEPAELRRKIEQTAAIFLAAGIDPKISSVVVQSTVAAHAELCWLLTCVTPIGWLERMTQYKDKSAKQESVSDGLLQYPVLMAADILLYKANAVPVGDDQSQHLELTRDLAQRFNAQYGDTFVMPETKLPTVGARIMGLDDPTRKMSKSETGSNHAIALLDEPSVIRKKIMRATTDSGSGVDFDTMGAGVANLLAIHQAFTGWTDDQIKNHFAGLRYGDLKKTVAEAVVAGLEPIQQRYKEITSDPAYLKGVLREAAERVAPVANDTVRLVKQRMGIYTD is encoded by the coding sequence ATGAAACCACGAGTCCTGTCCGGAATCCAGCCCACTGGAAGCCTCCACATCGGAAACTATCTGGGCGCCCTGAAGAACTGGGTCCGCATGCAGCACGACTACGAATGCGTGTTTTGCATCGTGGATCTGCACGCGATTACGCTCTATCAAGAGCCGGCGGAGCTGCGCCGGAAGATCGAGCAGACGGCCGCGATTTTTCTGGCGGCCGGCATCGATCCGAAGATTTCCTCGGTGGTCGTTCAATCGACGGTGGCCGCCCACGCCGAGCTTTGCTGGCTGCTCACCTGCGTGACGCCGATCGGCTGGCTGGAGCGGATGACCCAGTACAAGGACAAATCGGCCAAGCAGGAGAGCGTCAGTGACGGACTGCTACAGTATCCCGTCCTGATGGCCGCCGACATCCTGCTCTATAAGGCGAATGCGGTGCCGGTGGGCGACGATCAGAGCCAGCACCTGGAGTTGACCCGCGACCTGGCGCAGCGCTTCAACGCGCAGTATGGCGATACGTTCGTGATGCCGGAGACGAAGCTACCCACGGTGGGCGCGCGCATCATGGGCCTGGACGATCCTACGAGGAAGATGAGCAAGTCGGAGACCGGCTCCAATCACGCGATTGCGCTGCTGGATGAACCATCCGTGATCAGGAAGAAGATCATGCGGGCCACCACCGATTCCGGCAGCGGCGTCGACTTCGACACCATGGGTGCGGGCGTCGCCAACCTGCTGGCCATCCATCAGGCGTTTACGGGCTGGACCGACGATCAGATCAAGAATCATTTCGCGGGTCTGCGGTACGGAGACCTGAAGAAGACGGTCGCCGAAGCTGTCGTGGCGGGCCTGGAACCGATCCAGCAGCGCTACAAGGAGATCACCTCCGATCCCGCCTACCTGAAGGGTGTCCTGCGAGAGGCAGCCGAGCGCGTCGCGCCGGTCGCCAACGATACCGTGCGCCTGGTGAAACAGCGCATGGGTATCTACACGGACTAG
- a CDS encoding class I SAM-dependent RNA methyltransferase, which translates to MAEVKIEKWVYGGAGLGRTDGQVTLVPFVMPGEQVRVEPVKQKTGMVEGRAAEWIERSEARIEPACPYFEKCGGCHYQMAPYEMQVAQKAEILREVLRRVGKIDAPEMIETISAEPWGYRNRSQFHFGPQHTLGFKAAGSDRVVDVDKCPISAPLINDALKKLRALRRDKHFPRFLKEIELFTNGEKTMVNVLSTEGSRGVAKGFFEWLGLQIPGASEGSLEYEAAGEKFRVSHKSFFQVNRFLADDMVKCALEGADGKTALDLYAGVGLFTLPLARQFEKVTGVESDGSAVRDLEFNAERSGVKAKALRLQSEQYLENLTATPDFVLADPPRSGLGKAVVKHLVRLLPPRISLVSCDPATLARDAAVLVGAGYRFEKMTMIDLFPQTYHIETIALMVR; encoded by the coding sequence ATGGCTGAAGTGAAGATCGAGAAGTGGGTTTACGGCGGCGCGGGCCTCGGCCGGACGGACGGCCAGGTCACGCTTGTACCGTTCGTGATGCCCGGCGAGCAGGTGCGCGTCGAGCCTGTCAAGCAGAAGACGGGCATGGTGGAAGGCCGCGCGGCCGAGTGGATTGAACGCAGCGAGGCCCGTATTGAGCCCGCTTGCCCCTATTTCGAAAAATGCGGAGGGTGCCACTACCAGATGGCGCCTTACGAGATGCAGGTCGCCCAAAAGGCGGAAATCCTGCGGGAAGTCCTGCGCCGCGTCGGCAAGATTGACGCTCCGGAAATGATCGAAACGATCAGCGCCGAGCCATGGGGCTACCGCAACCGCAGCCAGTTCCACTTCGGCCCCCAGCACACACTGGGGTTCAAAGCCGCCGGCAGCGATCGCGTCGTCGATGTGGACAAGTGCCCAATTTCGGCGCCGCTCATCAACGACGCCCTGAAAAAGCTGCGCGCCTTGCGGCGCGACAAGCACTTCCCCCGCTTCCTCAAGGAGATAGAGCTGTTCACCAACGGCGAAAAGACCATGGTGAATGTGCTGTCGACGGAGGGGAGCCGTGGGGTGGCCAAGGGCTTCTTCGAGTGGCTCGGCCTCCAGATCCCCGGAGCTTCCGAAGGAAGTCTGGAGTATGAGGCCGCCGGAGAGAAGTTCCGTGTCAGCCACAAGTCGTTCTTTCAGGTGAACCGCTTCCTTGCCGACGACATGGTGAAGTGCGCCCTGGAAGGCGCCGATGGCAAGACAGCCCTCGACCTCTATGCCGGCGTGGGTTTGTTCACTCTGCCGCTCGCCCGCCAGTTTGAGAAGGTCACCGGCGTGGAGAGCGACGGCTCAGCCGTCAGGGACCTGGAATTCAACGCGGAACGTAGCGGCGTGAAGGCCAAGGCCCTCCGCCTGCAATCCGAGCAGTATTTGGAGAACCTGACCGCCACGCCCGATTTCGTGCTCGCCGATCCGCCGCGCAGCGGCTTGGGCAAGGCGGTGGTGAAACACCTTGTCCGCCTCTTGCCGCCGCGCATCAGCCTGGTTTCCTGCGATCCCGCCACGCTGGCACGCGACGCCGCCGTGCTGGTGGGCGCTGGCTACCGCTTCGAGAAGATGACCATGATCGATCTCTTCCCGCAGACTTATCACATTGAGACCATTGCCCTGATGGTTCGCTAA
- a CDS encoding IS1634 family transposase: MPSRTGRVHVATTSRTYKGKLYQTHLLRRSFRVGSQVRHETLGNISHLPPDLIDLIRRSLAGEQFLPASQAFLVERNLPHGHVQAVLGSMHRLGLDSLLASKPCRERDLVLAMIAERLLHPCSKLATTRLWHTTTLAEELGVADATEDDLYQAMDWLLARQSHIEKKLAQRHLHDGSLVLYDVSSSYYEGHTCPLARLGHNRDGKKGLPIIVYGLLTDSEGRPVAVDVYPGNTGDPTTVPDQVDKLRQRFGLSRVVLVGDRGMLTETQIGQLKQHPGLGWISALRGPAIRELVDGGSLQLSLFDETNLAEINSPVYPGERLVACFNPLLADERRRKRGELIEATEKELAKIAAQVKRRTRTPLSEAEIALKVGRVLNRYKVAKHFELNIADGVFAWTRREESIRRESQLDGVYVVRTSEPESRCSAPDAVRRYKSLAQVERAFRSLKGMDLRIRPIHHRTEDHVRAHILLCMLAFYVEWHMRRDLAPLLFQDEELSRDRTRRDPVAPAECSASAQRKKLERVTADGFPVHSFETLLRELATRCRNTCRIPSDPSATTFQQLTEPTALQARALRLLGL, translated from the coding sequence ATGCCATCCAGGACCGGCCGGGTTCATGTGGCCACCACTTCCCGGACCTACAAAGGCAAACTCTACCAGACCCACTTGCTCCGCCGCTCCTTCCGCGTCGGCTCCCAGGTCCGCCACGAAACCCTCGGCAACATCTCCCATCTCCCGCCCGATCTCATCGACCTCATTCGTCGCTCTCTCGCCGGTGAGCAGTTCCTCCCCGCCTCCCAAGCTTTCCTCGTCGAACGCAATCTCCCTCACGGCCATGTCCAGGCCGTGCTCGGCTCCATGCATCGTCTCGGCCTCGATTCGCTGCTGGCCTCTAAACCCTGCCGCGAGCGCGACCTCGTTCTCGCCATGATCGCCGAACGTCTTCTGCACCCCTGCTCCAAACTCGCCACCACCAGGCTTTGGCACACCACCACTCTGGCCGAGGAACTCGGGGTCGCCGACGCCACCGAAGACGACTTGTACCAGGCCATGGACTGGCTGCTGGCCCGCCAGTCGCACATCGAAAAGAAACTCGCCCAGCGCCACCTCCACGACGGTTCCCTGGTGCTCTATGACGTCAGCAGTAGTTACTACGAAGGTCACACCTGCCCCTTGGCGCGACTCGGCCACAACCGCGACGGAAAGAAGGGACTGCCCATCATCGTCTACGGCCTGCTGACCGACAGTGAAGGCCGCCCCGTGGCCGTCGACGTTTATCCCGGCAATACCGGCGATCCCACCACCGTTCCCGATCAAGTGGATAAGCTCCGCCAACGTTTCGGCCTGTCCCGCGTGGTTCTGGTGGGCGACCGCGGCATGCTCACCGAAACGCAGATCGGCCAGCTTAAACAGCATCCCGGACTCGGTTGGATCTCGGCCCTGCGCGGGCCGGCGATTCGCGAACTGGTCGACGGCGGAAGCCTGCAACTGTCCCTGTTCGACGAAACCAATCTGGCCGAGATCAATTCGCCCGTCTATCCCGGCGAGCGCCTGGTGGCCTGCTTCAATCCGCTGCTGGCCGACGAGCGCAGGCGGAAGCGAGGCGAGCTGATCGAGGCCACCGAGAAGGAGTTGGCCAAGATCGCCGCCCAGGTCAAGCGCCGCACGCGCACTCCGCTCAGTGAGGCCGAGATCGCGCTGAAAGTGGGCAGGGTCTTGAACCGCTACAAGGTCGCCAAACACTTCGAGCTCAACATCGCCGATGGCGTCTTCGCCTGGACCCGGCGAGAGGAATCGATCCGGCGCGAAAGCCAACTGGACGGCGTCTACGTGGTGCGCACCAGCGAGCCCGAGAGCCGTTGCTCGGCCCCGGACGCGGTACGCCGCTACAAGAGCCTGGCGCAGGTGGAGCGCGCCTTCCGCAGTCTGAAAGGAATGGATCTGCGAATCCGCCCCATCCATCACCGCACCGAGGACCATGTGCGGGCGCACATTCTGCTCTGTATGCTGGCCTTCTATGTGGAGTGGCACATGCGCAGAGATCTGGCTCCTTTGCTGTTTCAGGATGAGGAACTCAGCCGAGATCGAACTCGCCGCGATCCGGTTGCGCCGGCTGAGTGCTCGGCTTCGGCTCAGCGGAAGAAGTTGGAACGTGTCACCGCCGATGGCTTCCCCGTCCACAGCTTCGAGACTCTGTTGCGAGAGCTTGCCACGCGCTGCCGCAACACCTGCCGCATTCCTTCCGACCCAAGCGCCACAACCTTCCAGCAACTCACCGAACCCACTGCTTTGCAAGCCCGTGCCCTCCGACTCCTGGGTCTGTAG